One genomic segment of Occultella kanbiaonis includes these proteins:
- a CDS encoding ATP-binding protein, with product MDSDANPYAPGSGLRPKALEGREHEVTAFDTTVARTRGRLPNRGMVLSGLRGVGKTVLLKSFQERASTMDWLAVAIEARPTDSGRASVRTKLARELVIAARAAGAKRRRLRKALASIGSFSATLGLTGVSIGVERAPGRADSGVLEIDLEEMVSDVAQALREDGLGLAFFIDEMQDLDRELLVALLAVQHAAGQNDWPFYIFGAGLPNLPSVLSDARSYAERLFEYRQIGALSDTAAADALLKPARMMGAGFTPEALDHVVEASGGYPYFLQEYGKAIWDVAPTATFTLEDAHLAITLGTAQLDQGFFPARWDRATRAERDYLRAMAEDGEAGTRSAAVAQRLERDLSSLSPTRDTLIKKGLIYAPEHGRVSYTVPGMASFIRRQSAETT from the coding sequence GTGGACAGTGACGCGAACCCATACGCCCCTGGTTCGGGGCTTCGCCCGAAGGCTCTTGAGGGCCGAGAGCACGAAGTCACCGCCTTCGACACCACGGTCGCTCGCACGCGCGGCAGACTACCCAACCGTGGCATGGTGCTCTCCGGCCTGCGGGGCGTCGGCAAGACCGTGCTGCTGAAGTCGTTCCAGGAACGGGCCAGCACAATGGACTGGCTCGCGGTTGCGATCGAAGCACGACCAACCGACTCGGGCCGCGCTTCGGTCAGGACGAAACTCGCTCGCGAATTGGTGATCGCGGCGCGTGCCGCCGGAGCCAAACGTAGACGCCTGAGGAAGGCTCTGGCTTCGATCGGCTCGTTCTCTGCCACCCTCGGCCTCACCGGGGTCTCGATCGGTGTGGAGCGGGCGCCCGGCCGAGCTGACTCCGGCGTCCTCGAGATCGACCTAGAAGAGATGGTCTCCGACGTTGCCCAAGCTCTCCGTGAAGACGGTCTGGGTCTGGCGTTCTTTATCGACGAGATGCAGGATCTCGACCGCGAACTCCTCGTCGCGCTTCTGGCCGTCCAGCACGCAGCCGGCCAGAACGACTGGCCGTTCTACATCTTTGGAGCCGGCCTGCCCAACCTTCCCTCGGTACTGTCCGACGCTCGGTCCTACGCCGAGCGACTCTTCGAGTACCGACAGATCGGCGCACTCTCTGACACCGCCGCCGCAGATGCCCTACTCAAGCCTGCCCGTATGATGGGCGCAGGCTTCACGCCAGAGGCGCTCGACCACGTCGTCGAAGCGTCCGGCGGCTACCCCTACTTCCTGCAGGAGTACGGCAAGGCCATCTGGGACGTCGCCCCGACCGCCACCTTCACCCTCGAGGACGCACACCTCGCGATCACTCTAGGAACGGCGCAACTCGACCAGGGCTTCTTCCCCGCTCGCTGGGACCGTGCCACACGAGCCGAGCGTGACTATCTAAGGGCCATGGCCGAGGACGGCGAGGCGGGAACCCGATCAGCAGCCGTAGCGCAACGCCTGGAACGGGACCTCAGCAGCCTCAGCCCCACCCGGGACACCCTGATCAAGAAGGGGCTCATCTACGCACCCGAGCACGGCCGCGTTTCCTACACCGTGCCCGGAATGGCGAGCTTCATCCGCCGCCAGTCCGCCGAGACGACCTGA
- a CDS encoding recombinase family protein, protein MTVVGYARVSTDHQQLAAQEDLLRAQGCERIFTDTMSGVREDRPGLAQLLDYVRPGDTVVVVALDRLGWSLTGVIRTIETLTEAGVMLRSVREGIDYSTPTGRMLACIFAALAEYERELMHERAAAARAAARARGRHTGRPPRHTEDQVRQVRALRDGGESITDLTRTFDVSRATIYRALNRADLNVGDKSNMRPQPENAGKTERSQLQTRHPAHA, encoded by the coding sequence GTGACCGTCGTCGGATACGCCCGGGTGAGCACCGATCACCAACAGCTGGCCGCCCAGGAAGACCTGCTCCGCGCCCAGGGGTGCGAACGGATCTTCACCGACACCATGTCGGGAGTGCGTGAGGACCGGCCCGGCCTGGCCCAACTCCTGGACTACGTCCGTCCTGGGGACACCGTCGTCGTGGTCGCCCTCGACCGGCTCGGCTGGTCCCTGACCGGGGTGATCCGCACCATCGAGACCCTTACCGAGGCCGGCGTGATGCTGCGCTCTGTACGGGAGGGCATCGACTACTCCACCCCGACCGGGCGCATGCTCGCCTGCATCTTCGCCGCCCTCGCCGAGTACGAACGCGAACTGATGCACGAACGCGCCGCCGCCGCTCGGGCGGCAGCCCGGGCCCGTGGCCGCCACACCGGCCGGCCACCAAGGCACACCGAGGACCAGGTCCGCCAGGTCCGCGCGCTGCGCGACGGTGGTGAATCCATCACCGACCTCACCCGCACCTTCGACGTCTCCCGCGCGACCATCTATCGGGCCCTCAACCGCGCCGACCTCAACGTTGGCGACAAGAGCAACATGCGACCACAGCCGGAGAATGCGGGCAAGACAGAACGGTCCCAACTGCAGACGCGCCACCCTGCCCATGCCTGA